The Vibrio splendidus genome has a window encoding:
- the nirD gene encoding nitrite reductase small subunit NirD codes for MENWTTVCNTRDLTPNGGICAKVDDNQVAIFYCKRSDTLYGLSNYDPVGKANVMSRGIIGSLSGEPYVASPLYKQHYHLETGACLEQPDLKLVKFEVRKQGEQVQVLAPLAIAS; via the coding sequence ATGGAAAATTGGACAACCGTATGCAACACCCGGGACCTAACCCCAAACGGTGGTATTTGCGCCAAAGTAGACGATAACCAAGTGGCTATTTTTTACTGTAAGCGCAGTGACACGCTTTATGGGCTCTCTAATTACGATCCTGTTGGCAAGGCGAATGTGATGTCACGTGGTATCATTGGTTCATTAAGCGGTGAGCCTTACGTAGCCTCACCCTTATACAAGCAGCATTACCACTTAGAAACTGGCGCGTGCCTTGAACAACCCGATCTCAAGCTCGTAAAATTTGAAGTTCGCAAGCAAGGAGAACAGGTTCAGGTTCTCGCACCGCTTGCTATCGCCAGTTAA